In Candidatus Accumulibacter cognatus, the genomic window GTTCGAATCCCCGTGGGGACGCCAAGTCAAGCAGGTTCGCTGCGACTGCCGGAAAGCCAGCGTTCTGTGGTCATTGGCCCCAGGCAGCGACCATTAGCTCCTTCCACCTGTTTCCCGCCCCCATGTAACTCCTCTTCCACACGTCGTTCCGACGCTTCCGTGGGATGTCGATATTCTTGCTAAAGCCTGGCATTTCCAGTAAGTTGCGCGGACATATCGGGGTGCCAAGTCAATCAAGGCGAGAGTTCTCGAACCTGTACGGGTCGTGTGGCGCAGGGAGGCGGATGGATGCATCCGGTTGGTTGCGCTATTTGGTTTGCCTCAGTCGTTTCGCTAAGCCCTTGTCTACCGTACGTTTCAGCAGCGCTTTCGCCATACTCCTTCGCAAGGAAACACCATGAACGCTAACGAAAAATTCATTGCCGCCGACGCTCATGTGGACGAGGCCGCGATCAAGCCGCTGCCCAATTCCCGCAAGATTTTCGTGGTCGGCAGCCGTCCCGACATTCGCGTACCGATGCGCGAGATTGCGCAGTCGGACACCGACACGGCTTTTGGAGGAGAGAAAAACCCGCCAATCTATGTCTATGACTGTTCCGGACCCTATTCCGAGCCACAGGCAAGCATCGACATCCGCCAGGGGCTGCCGGCCCTGCGTGCGCAGTGGATTGCCGAGAGAGCTGATAGCGAGCCGCTGTCCGGCTTGAGTTCTGCCTTCGGTCGCCTCCGCGCGACCGATAGTGCCCTTGAAGAATTGCGCTTTCCAGGCCTGCAGCGTTGCCCCCGGCGTGCCAGGGCAGGGGCCAATGTCAGCCAGATGCACTATGCACGGCGAGGCATCATCACACCGGAGATGGAGTTTGTCGCGATCCGGGAAAATAACAACCGCCGCAGCTACATCGAGCAGCTCCAGGCTTCGGGTCCGCAAGGGATACGTCTTTCCGAAATTCTCTGTCGTCAGCATCCCGGCAACAGTTATGGCGCCAGTATTCCGGACGAAATCAGTCCGGAGTTCGTACGCTCTGAAGTTGCGCAGGGCAGGGCGATCATACCGTGCAACATCAACCATCCGGAAAGCGAGCCGATGATCATTGGCCGCAACTTTCTTACCAAAATCAATGCCAACATCGGCAACTCGGCGCTTGGTTCGAGCATCCAGGAGGAAGTTGAAAAAATGACCTGGGCCATCCGCTGGGGTGGCGACACCGTGATGGATCTGTCGACCGGGAAGAATATCCATGAAACACGCGAGTGGATCATTCGCAACAGTCCGGTGCCGATCGGAACGGTACCGATCTACCAGGCTCTCGAAAAAGTCAATGGCAAAGCCGAAGACCTGAACTGGGAAATTTTCCGCGACACGCTGATCGAACAAGCCGAGCAGGGGGTGGATTACTTCACGATCCATGCTGGTGTGCTTTTACGTTATGTGCCACTGACTGCCGGACGCCTGACCGGAATCGTTTCGCGAGGGGGATCGATCATGGCGAAGTGGTGTCTTGCCCATCACCGGGAAAGCTTTCTCTACACCCACTTCGAGGAAATCTGCGAGATCATGAAGGCCTATGATGTATCCTTCAGCCTCGGTGATGGATTGCGTCCGGGGTCGATCTACGATGCCAACGACGAGGCCCAAATCAGTGAGTTGAAGACTCTTGGGGAGCTTACAGATATCGCCTGGAAGCACGATGTGCAGGTGATGATCGAGGGGCCCGGCCATGTACCGATGCACATGATCAAGGAGAACATGGATCTGCAGCTTGCTTACTGCAAGGAAGCCCCTTTCTACACTCTGGGACCGTTGACGACTGACATTGCGCCCGGTTACGACCATATCACCAGCGGTATCGGTGCGGCGATGATCGGTTGGTTCGGTACAGCCATGCTCTGCTACGTGACCCCCAAGGAACATCTGGGTCTTCCTGACAAGAACGATGTCAAGACCGGGATCATCACCTATAAGCTGGCTGCTCATGCTGCCGACCTAGCCAAGGGTCATCCTGGTGCGCAGATCCGTGACAACGCCTTATCCAAGGCGCGCTTCGAATTTCGTTGGGAAGATCAATTCAACCTGGGACTAGACCCTGACAAGGCGCGTGAGTTTCATGATGAAACCTTGCCCAAGGACTCGGCGAAAGTCGCGCATTTTTGCTCGATGTGTGGTCCTCATTTTTGCTCCATGAAGATTACTCAGGAAGTGAGGGAGTTTGCCATTGAGCAGGGGGTGAGCGAAGCCGAGGCGCTGGCGAAGGGAATGGCAGGCAAAGCCATCGAATTCGTCGAGGCCGGCGCTGAGGTATACCGAAAGATCTGAACCGTCAGCAACCGATGCCGGCAATACATTCAGGCAACTAACATCAAGGCTGGCAGTGATGCCGATGACAGGCGGGTCGGTCTTCCCCGCCCTGCGCTTCAGAAGTCCTTGGCAGCCTCCCAAAGGACGAAGCCATCCTCTTTTCGGGTCCACTCGAGCAGTTCGATCATTGGGTAGGCGCGTTGGCCAAATCCGATTGGTGAGGGGTCTTGCTCGTCGCTGCCATCTTCGTTGTCAGCCTCGCTATGGTTGGTGGAATGACTCGTGTGTTCCACGCTGGCGACACGCAGACGCTCGATCGCTTCGGGCAGTTGCTCGGTGGTGATGACGCCGCGGGCGCTGCAGTCCTTACCGACCAGCTCGAGCAATTGACGGGCAACCTGGGCAAACATCATGATCTGACCGGAGGTGCTTGATGTAAACTTGACCAGCATGAGGGGAATCTCCGTGGAATTGATGGATGGCAACGATATCTATTGTTGCAGTTGACGGATCAGACAACAATAGCCATGGGCGTATTATTGGTCTTGAATGGAACTTGAACGCTTGCTCAGATCGCAGGGCTTTGGCAGCCGGGCAGAGTGCCGTGTTCGAGTCCTCGCAGGCCGCGTCAAGGTCGCCGGAGATGTCTGCGTAGATCCCTACGCGCACTTCGAACCGGCGGGGCTGAGCTTTACCGTCGATGGCGAGCCGTGGAACTATCGCGAGTTTGTCTACCTTGCGATGAACAAGCCAGCGGGTTATGAATGCTCGCGTCGACCACAACATTACCCTAGCGTCTATTCGCTGCTTCCGCAGCCGCTGGTGACACGAGGCGTCCAGACAGTTGGTCGCCTTGACCAGGACAGCACGGGCCTGCTGCTGCTGTCTGACGATGGTCAATTCATCCATACTTTTACCTCGCCACGCAAGCGGGTTCCTAAAGTGTATGAGGTCACGACTAGGCATATGGTCGATGATGCACAGGTGATGGCCCTACTCAACGGCGTGGAATTACATGACGATGCCAAACCGGTCGGAGCGGTGGCGTGCATTAGGATGGACGAAAAGAGATTGCGTTTGACTGTTACCGAGGGGAAATACCATCTGGTGAAGCGGATGATTGCCGCTGCCGGCAATCGTGTGGAGGCCCTGCATCGCATAACGGTGGGTGGATTTTCGTTACCACTGGCATTGCCAGTAGGCCAGTGGATGTGGCTGGGGTCGCCAGAGCTGGAGCTTCTGGCGCAACGGGGATGAGGCAATGGCCGGTAAGCTTGCCGCCGGAATTGATCCAGCTCATGAGTAATCCGAACCAGGGTTCATTGCGATGACACTGACCGAACTGCGTTATATCGTTACGCTTGCCCGAGAGAGGCACTTCGGGCGCGCAGCCGAGAAGTGCCACGTCAGCCAGCCAACGCTTTCGGTAGCACTGAAAAAGGTCGAGCAGCGGCATGGTGTCATCCTGTTCGAGCGTTCATCCGCTGATGTACGGCTGACAATGATTGGCGAACAGATTGCGATACAGGCTGAGCGGGTGCTTGAGGAAGCAGGCAGGATCAGGGAGATCGTTGCACAGGGAAAGGATCCCTTGTCTGGGCCATTGCGCCTTGGCGTCATCTATACTATTGCGCCTTACCTTCTGCCGCGTCTGATTCCGTCCTTGCATTCCCGCGCACCGCGGATGCCACTCTATCTACACGAGAACTTTACCGTCAACCTGACGGCGCAGTTGCGTCGGGGTGATCTCGATGTGATTGTCGTGGCCTTGCCATTTGATGAGCCGGGGATTGTCTCTAGAGTGGTGTATGAGGAGCCATTTTATGTTGTGATGCCGACAGGACATCCTTTAGCCATGGAGTCCTTGATCGCTCCCGAGCATGTGGCTGCGGAAAATCTTTTGCTTCTCGGGATTGGCAATTGTTTTCGGGATCAGGTCGTACAGGCTTGCCCACAGCTTTCGGCGCCTGGCGGAACAGTGGGTGCGCTTGAAGGAAGTTCTCTCGAAACGGTTCGTTACATGGTGGCTAGCGGCGCGGGTATATCGATCGTGCCGGCATCGGCCGCAGCATCGTGGCCCCAGCAAGATCCCTTGCTGTTGTTTCGCCATTTCACTGAGCCTGTCCCTGTGCGGAGGGTAGTCATCGCCTGGCGAGCGACTTTCCCCAGGCCGCAGGCAATCGACGTGTTGCGGGCAGCCATCCTGGACGCTCCTCCGCCAGGGGTGCTTCGAGCATGACAGCGCAGGCGCTTGGCAACTCGGCAAGCAGCCTGCGCTGCCATGTTTCACGTGAAACAGGTGTCGGCCTGTTTCACGTGGCCTGACCAGAGGTCTTCCTGCGATTCGCTGTTGCCGCAGAAGCGTTGGACGGTATCGTGGAGCTTGTCGGGGCAGGTGCTCCCTTGGTCGATTTTGCTGCTGATTTTGGCGTACGCTTCTCGAACTCAAAGCCGACCTTTCCATCGGCTCCGCGTACCAGGTAAGCCGAGAATTTTCGACGAGTACGTGCAGAGATGAAATCTCTGAGTAAATCAGTACGCCCAGTGTCAAGAAGTTTCCGCATTTGTTCGGGTTCAATCGGTTGTTGAAGAATGATCGTTCCTGAACGGAAGTCACAGCTTTTCACTGGCCCAACAGATTTCTCGCAGACATAGGCCATGCCCTGAGCAAACACGCGTGCCGCGCATTTAGGGCAGGCACCCAGGGATTCACTGTCTGAGAAATCGACTGCTTCGACGGAACCTTCATCGCTGGCGGCACCTTGCCCGAAGTCAAACTCCGGAGCGTTTTCAGCGTTAAGGAGGACGATGGTGTTGAAAGGTCGACCCATTTTGTTCCTAAAGCCGCTCAAGGGGCCGATTTTGCGCTTGGTGAGTAATTCTTCGATCTCGGTTGCTTCGAATTGTCGGCCGGCGACAATTTTCCATAGAGCGAAATCGCAAGCCTGGCACTGAAATTTCTTGTAGGTCTCCTTGATCAATCCACCGCATTTTGGGCAAGGGGTCGCAAGTGCTCCGAAATCCCCGGGAATGCTGTCGCTGTCGTAACTTTTTGCGCGGTCCACAATATGTTGAGTCATTGCCGCGATCTCTTTCATGAATTCTCTGCGCGACATCTCTCCTCGTTCCATGCGCGCAAGCTTCCATTCCCATTCGCCGGTGAGTTCGGGAGCGGTCAACTCGCGGATACCCAGACCGTTCAGGAGTGTCATCAGTGAAAATGCCTTGGCAGTTGGCTGAAGTTCACGGCCTTCTCTAAGAAGGTACTGTTCGGAAAGCAGGTTTTCGATGATCTGGGCGCGTGTGGCTGGGGTACCCAGGCCGCGACCTGCCATTGCCGCCCGCAACTCTTCGTCGTCCATGGCCTTGCCGGCGCTCTCCATGGCCGTCAACAAGCTGGCTTCTGAGTAGCGGGCCGGTGGTTTGGTTTGATGGGCGCTCAACAGCATTTCTGTAGCCATGACTTTCTCCCCTGGTGCAACGGCAACCAGATTGCCTTCGCCATCAGACTGCGCATCACGACCATAGACTGCCAGCCAACCCGGGTTGACCAAAACCCTGCCTTCGGTTTTGAATGGCTCGGACTGGACACGCGAAATGCGGGTGGTGATCAGAAACTCCGCAGCCGGATAGAATACGGCCAGAAAGCGCTTGACTACCATGTCGTACAGTTTCGACTCGGGTTCGGACAGATGTTTTGGAGCCTGGAGCGTAGGAATGATCGCGAAATGATCTGAAACCTTGGCGTTGTTGAATATCCGTTTGTTCGGAATGACCCAGTGACTGTCCAGGATCTTTTTTGCAAAAGGCGCATAGCGAGCCAGCACCGCTTCGTCGTGACCTTTGCCGACTCCCTCTCCGGTAAGCATCAAGAGCGTGCTGCTGACCGTCGAAATATAGTCCTCGGGTAGCGCGCGCGAATCGGTACGTGGATAGGTGAGGACCTTGTGCTTTTCATAAAGCGCCTGCGCCAGGCCAAGGGTGAGCTTGGCGGAGAAACCGTAGCGCCCGTTGGCCTCGCGTTGAAGGCTGGTCAGATCAAACAGCAACGGTGATAGTTGTGTCGAAGCCTTCGATTCCTCGGTGACCTCCCCCATCTTGCTTGCGCATTTCTCTTGCAGCAAGAGGCCTCTGGTCTCATCCCAGAGGCGATCAGCGCGTGCATGTTCGTCTTCCTCCTTGCCCTTGAATTTTTCGTCGAACCATTTGCCTCGGTACTCTCCGGCGTCACAGACAAAGACTCCCTCAAGCTCCCAGTAGGGGCGAGGTTTGAACTTGCGTATGCGATCCTCGCGTTCGACGATCAGTGCGAGTGATGGTGTTTGAACGCGACCGACAGTAGTCAGGTGGAAACCGCCAGTCTTGGAGTTGAAGGCGGTCATCGCGCGCGTACCGTTGATTCCGACCAGCCAGTCGGATTCCGATCGACATACCGCAGCGTCCCCCAGTCCTCGCATATCTTCGCCTTTTCGCAAGTGCATGAAGCCTTCCTTGATGGCTTGCGGAGTCATTGACTGTAACCACAAGCGCTCTACAGGTTTGCCATTGCCAGCATGCTGGGTGATGTAGTTGAAGATCAATTCCCCTTCACGTCCAGCGTCACAGGCGTTTACCAGACTGATCACGTCCTTGCGCTTGATGAGACGGATCAATAGCTTGAGGCGCGACTCGGTCTTGGCAATTGGCTGCAAGGTAAAGTGGGGTGGTATCACTGGCAGATGGGCGAATGACCATTTGCCGCGCTTGACCTCATATTCTTCGGGACAAGCCAGTTCCAGCAGGTGACCAATGGCCGACGAAAGGACGTAATCGTCATTCTCGAAGTAGTCTTCGTGCCGAACGAATCCACCCAGGGCGCGCGCAAGGTCGGCGGCGACGGAAGGCTTCTCGGTGATGATCAGTTTCTTGCTCATGGGGGGGTCTTCATCAGCCGGGGAGGGTGGCGAAATCAGTCATCGGAGGATTGGCTGAGTGGGTCATCATGATTCTGGCGGAGAGGCTCTCAGTTGTGGGAAATGCGTTGATAGCGGCCTCCAGGCAAACTGCCAACCTGGCCATTCATTTCCAAGTGCAGCAGCATCACCGAAACCACGTCAGCCGTCAAGCCACTGCGTTCTACGAGTTCGTCCAGGGCGCAAGGATCAAAACCCATGCTCAGCAATAGATCGTTAGTCTGGTCACCACTTGCCGGGGAAACTTTTTGCCGGGGAGAAATGCTGAACCAATGTAGCTCGTCGAGTACATCCTGTACGGTTTCGACAAGCTTCGCGCCCTGTTTGATCAATTGATGGCAGCCGCGTGCCTGCGGGGAGTGAATCGATCCGGGAATGGCAAAGACTTCGCGACCCTGCTCGGCGGCCAGGCGTGCGGTGATCAAGGAGCCACTTTCGGTCGTTGCTTCGACTACCAGCACACCGCGCGAGAAACCCGATATCAGGCGGTTTCGGCGAGGGAAGTTGGCGGCAATGGCGGGAGTGCTCAAGCGAAACTCCGAGATGATCGTGCCATAGTCCTCGATTTCGTGCGCCAGGCCTCGGTTTGCGGACGGGTAGAGGCGATCAATACCGGTGCCGATGAATGCAACGGTGTTGCCCGAAACCCTCAGTGCGCCGCGATGAGCGGCTGCATCTATCCCCAGGGCAAGGCCGCTGGTAATCGTCAGCTGGGCATCGGCAAGGGCGGCAGCAAAGCGTTCGGCATTACTAATCCCTTGTGGTGTAGGGTTGCGGCTACCGACTATTGCCAAGGCAGGCGTATTGAGCAGATCGAGACGGCCACGAACATAGAGCAGCGTCGGTGGGTCGGGTATTTGCAGCAGCGACTGGGGATATTCGGCGTCGGCCAGGCACAGCAGGTGCTGACCAGGCTTCTCCGACCAGCGCAAAGCTTCCTCAATCATGAGCTGATTGTCGGTATCAAGCACCAGGCTTGCGGTCTTGTCGCCCACAACATTGCGCAACGCGCTGCGACTCGCAAGGAAGACGGCTTCCGGAAGTCCGAAAGCGCTTAACAGCTTGCGCTGGGTCTCGCCGCCAATGCCCGGAATCAGCGTCAGTCGTAGCCAGTTCGCCAACGACTCGGCCGCATTCATTCCTAGGGTGTACGAGCGAAGTCGTTGACGTCCACGGTACTCTCAGACTGAACTACCAAACCGTACGATAGACGCTCAAATATCCGAAAGACGAACAGCAAGCCAATCCGTTCCGGAGGGATCGGTACCCTCACCTTTGTATCGTTCTCATCACGTTCAACTACCGTACGATTACGTTCGAGCGCCAGGACATGCCCAATCTCGATCCCGTCCCTGGCTCCACGGTTGAGCGTGACAATTGACCCTCGGCCTGCGGTGTCGACGCCGCCATAGACTGAAATCACTCGACCATTGACCTGAAATCTAGGTTTGTGTGGCACGTAGGCAACCAGCGGGGGACGTATCGCCGGCAGCAGGCGATCGCCACGGCCGATCTCCTGTTTCATCGTGACTACTTCAAAGGTTGCGGGGTTGCCAGGTTCGAGCTGCCTTGCGGTGCCAAGATAGAAAGCTTCGTAACCGAGGATCTGGTTATTGTCAGGGTCGTGTAATGGCCTGCCGTTGCGATAGATTTGCCAGTCTGGCCTGGACGGGTCGGCGCCGGCGACGTAGGCGAGGTCTCCATTGCCAAGGTAGACTCTGTCCTGCTGCGTTGCAACGATGCGTGCTGCTCGGTCGAGGCTGGAGACTTCGACGATCAGCGGGTCTGAGAGAAATGGCCTGATGAGGTTGGGTGGAATCGCAGGGATTTCATCCTTGACACCCGTCGAGTATATCTGAGGTACTAGCCGGATGCTTTGCAGACGCAACCGGGGTGTGCCCTGCACATCGCGTTCGAGAACAATCACATCGCCGGGGTAGATACGGTGCGGGTTGCTGATCTCTTCCTCATTCATTCGCCAGATTTCTGGCCATCTCCAGGGTTCTTTCAGGAATTTTCCGGCAAGGCCCCATAAGGTATCACCCGGCACTACGATATGGCGGTTCGGGGCACCCTCGGCCAACTGGATTTCCTGCCCGACGGCGCCACAGAGCGCACTGATCATGGCCAGAATGAACGCGGACATAATGCGGATCATCGTGTTATCCTCGTAGGAGCGGTTGGGGAACTCCCGGTCGAGATTTCTGTCCCATACGGTCATTTACCCAGTCTGCGCCAAAGTCATCGCTGGCGCCGTGCCAACGACGTCGGCATTGCCAAGACACCGTGCTGGATTTTGCACGTAGTTACTTCTTCGATCAAGCTTTTTATGTCTCTACTACCGATACTCCGCTTTCCCGATCCTCGCCTGAAGAAACTTGCGGTGTGCGTTCAAGAGGTGGACGACAGCATTCGTCGCTTGGCCCGTGACATGGCCGAAACCATGTATGAAGCGCCCGGGATTGGTCTTGCTGCCACGCAGGTGGATGTACACCAACGCGTGATCGTCATTGATGCCTCCGAAACCAGAGATCAGTTGCTGACCCTGGTCAACCCGGAAATCATTCTGCAGGATGGCCTACAGGTCTGTGAAGAAGGGTGCCTGTCGGTACCCGGGATTTACGACAAGGTCGAAAGGGCGGAACGTGTCGTTGTTCGCTACCTTGATCTGACCGGACACGAACAGATTGTCGAGGCAGTGGGTTTGTTGTCGGTATGCCTGCAGCACGAAATCGATCATTTGCAAGGGCGCGTCTTTGTCGACCACCTGTCGCAATTGAAACAGTCGCGCATCAGGAACAAGCTCGCCAAGCAGGCCCGCA contains:
- the thiC gene encoding phosphomethylpyrimidine synthase ThiC; protein product: MNANEKFIAADAHVDEAAIKPLPNSRKIFVVGSRPDIRVPMREIAQSDTDTAFGGEKNPPIYVYDCSGPYSEPQASIDIRQGLPALRAQWIAERADSEPLSGLSSAFGRLRATDSALEELRFPGLQRCPRRARAGANVSQMHYARRGIITPEMEFVAIRENNNRRSYIEQLQASGPQGIRLSEILCRQHPGNSYGASIPDEISPEFVRSEVAQGRAIIPCNINHPESEPMIIGRNFLTKINANIGNSALGSSIQEEVEKMTWAIRWGGDTVMDLSTGKNIHETREWIIRNSPVPIGTVPIYQALEKVNGKAEDLNWEIFRDTLIEQAEQGVDYFTIHAGVLLRYVPLTAGRLTGIVSRGGSIMAKWCLAHHRESFLYTHFEEICEIMKAYDVSFSLGDGLRPGSIYDANDEAQISELKTLGELTDIAWKHDVQVMIEGPGHVPMHMIKENMDLQLAYCKEAPFYTLGPLTTDIAPGYDHITSGIGAAMIGWFGTAMLCYVTPKEHLGLPDKNDVKTGIITYKLAAHAADLAKGHPGAQIRDNALSKARFEFRWEDQFNLGLDPDKAREFHDETLPKDSAKVAHFCSMCGPHFCSMKITQEVREFAIEQGVSEAEALAKGMAGKAIEFVEAGAEVYRKI
- a CDS encoding DUF1840 domain-containing protein, whose protein sequence is MLVKFTSSTSGQIMMFAQVARQLLELVGKDCSARGVITTEQLPEAIERLRVASVEHTSHSTNHSEADNEDGSDEQDPSPIGFGQRAYPMIELLEWTRKEDGFVLWEAAKDF
- a CDS encoding pseudouridine synthase is translated as MELERLLRSQGFGSRAECRVRVLAGRVKVAGDVCVDPYAHFEPAGLSFTVDGEPWNYREFVYLAMNKPAGYECSRRPQHYPSVYSLLPQPLVTRGVQTVGRLDQDSTGLLLLSDDGQFIHTFTSPRKRVPKVYEVTTRHMVDDAQVMALLNGVELHDDAKPVGAVACIRMDEKRLRLTVTEGKYHLVKRMIAAAGNRVEALHRITVGGFSLPLALPVGQWMWLGSPELELLAQRG
- a CDS encoding hydrogen peroxide-inducible genes activator gives rise to the protein MTLTELRYIVTLARERHFGRAAEKCHVSQPTLSVALKKVEQRHGVILFERSSADVRLTMIGEQIAIQAERVLEEAGRIREIVAQGKDPLSGPLRLGVIYTIAPYLLPRLIPSLHSRAPRMPLYLHENFTVNLTAQLRRGDLDVIVVALPFDEPGIVSRVVYEEPFYVVMPTGHPLAMESLIAPEHVAAENLLLLGIGNCFRDQVVQACPQLSAPGGTVGALEGSSLETVRYMVASGAGISIVPASAAASWPQQDPLLLFRHFTEPVPVRRVVIAWRATFPRPQAIDVLRAAILDAPPPGVLRA
- a CDS encoding DNA topoisomerase III translates to MSKKLIITEKPSVAADLARALGGFVRHEDYFENDDYVLSSAIGHLLELACPEEYEVKRGKWSFAHLPVIPPHFTLQPIAKTESRLKLLIRLIKRKDVISLVNACDAGREGELIFNYITQHAGNGKPVERLWLQSMTPQAIKEGFMHLRKGEDMRGLGDAAVCRSESDWLVGINGTRAMTAFNSKTGGFHLTTVGRVQTPSLALIVEREDRIRKFKPRPYWELEGVFVCDAGEYRGKWFDEKFKGKEEDEHARADRLWDETRGLLLQEKCASKMGEVTEESKASTQLSPLLFDLTSLQREANGRYGFSAKLTLGLAQALYEKHKVLTYPRTDSRALPEDYISTVSSTLLMLTGEGVGKGHDEAVLARYAPFAKKILDSHWVIPNKRIFNNAKVSDHFAIIPTLQAPKHLSEPESKLYDMVVKRFLAVFYPAAEFLITTRISRVQSEPFKTEGRVLVNPGWLAVYGRDAQSDGEGNLVAVAPGEKVMATEMLLSAHQTKPPARYSEASLLTAMESAGKAMDDEELRAAMAGRGLGTPATRAQIIENLLSEQYLLREGRELQPTAKAFSLMTLLNGLGIRELTAPELTGEWEWKLARMERGEMSRREFMKEIAAMTQHIVDRAKSYDSDSIPGDFGALATPCPKCGGLIKETYKKFQCQACDFALWKIVAGRQFEATEIEELLTKRKIGPLSGFRNKMGRPFNTIVLLNAENAPEFDFGQGAASDEGSVEAVDFSDSESLGACPKCAARVFAQGMAYVCEKSVGPVKSCDFRSGTIILQQPIEPEQMRKLLDTGRTDLLRDFISARTRRKFSAYLVRGADGKVGFEFEKRTPKSAAKSTKGAPAPTSSTIPSNASAATANRRKTSGQAT
- the dprA gene encoding DNA-protecting protein DprA, with product MNAAESLANWLRLTLIPGIGGETQRKLLSAFGLPEAVFLASRSALRNVVGDKTASLVLDTDNQLMIEEALRWSEKPGQHLLCLADAEYPQSLLQIPDPPTLLYVRGRLDLLNTPALAIVGSRNPTPQGISNAERFAAALADAQLTITSGLALGIDAAAHRGALRVSGNTVAFIGTGIDRLYPSANRGLAHEIEDYGTIISEFRLSTPAIAANFPRRNRLISGFSRGVLVVEATTESGSLITARLAAEQGREVFAIPGSIHSPQARGCHQLIKQGAKLVETVQDVLDELHWFSISPRQKVSPASGDQTNDLLLSMGFDPCALDELVERSGLTADVVSVMLLHLEMNGQVGSLPGGRYQRISHN
- a CDS encoding LysM peptidoglycan-binding domain-containing protein — protein: MIRIMSAFILAMISALCGAVGQEIQLAEGAPNRHIVVPGDTLWGLAGKFLKEPWRWPEIWRMNEEEISNPHRIYPGDVIVLERDVQGTPRLRLQSIRLVPQIYSTGVKDEIPAIPPNLIRPFLSDPLIVEVSSLDRAARIVATQQDRVYLGNGDLAYVAGADPSRPDWQIYRNGRPLHDPDNNQILGYEAFYLGTARQLEPGNPATFEVVTMKQEIGRGDRLLPAIRPPLVAYVPHKPRFQVNGRVISVYGGVDTAGRGSIVTLNRGARDGIEIGHVLALERNRTVVERDENDTKVRVPIPPERIGLLFVFRIFERLSYGLVVQSESTVDVNDFARTP
- the def gene encoding peptide deformylase, with translation MSLLPILRFPDPRLKKLAVCVQEVDDSIRRLARDMAETMYEAPGIGLAATQVDVHQRVIVIDASETRDQLLTLVNPEIILQDGLQVCEEGCLSVPGIYDKVERAERVVVRYLDLTGHEQIVEAVGLLSVCLQHEIDHLQGRVFVDHLSQLKQSRIRNKLAKQARITA